One window of the Megalops cyprinoides isolate fMegCyp1 chromosome 2, fMegCyp1.pri, whole genome shotgun sequence genome contains the following:
- the LOC118771373 gene encoding G-protein coupled receptor 54-like, whose product MERPMVMFNVGISVNTSAMATDLGNESCKSGHLCNGSVQLDPPFLVDAWLVPLFFALLMVVGLTGNSLVIYVISKHKKMRTATNFYIANLATTDIIFLVCCVPFTAMLYPLPSWVFGEFMCKFVIYIQQVSAQATCVTLTALSVDRLYVTVCPLRSLSCRTPQVATVVSVGIWIGSFLVSVPVPIYSTTMVGDWYGPQVYCTESFPSVFHKKAFILYNFLAVYMLPLVTISVCYVIMLYQMGHTAVEPIENNHQIQLMAERSAATRTKVSHMVVVIVLLFTLCWGPIQFYILVQAFSPYFRHNYCTYKLKIWAHCMSYTNSCVNPIVYAFMGANFRKAFKRAFPCIFKQRVGVAVPQPPHGTANTEMHFVS is encoded by the exons ATGGAACGCCCAATG GTTATGTTCAATGTAGGCATTTCTGTGAACACTTCGGCCATGGCAACTGATCTTGGTAACGAGTCGTGCAAGTCGGGGCATCTCTGCAACGGTTCAGTCCAACTCGACCCCCCTTTTCTGGTAGATGCCTGGCTGGTGCCGCTGTTCTTCGCTCTTCTTATGGTAGTTGGGCTGACAGGAAACTCGCTGGTCATCTATGTGATATCTAAACACAAGAAAATGCGGACAGCAACGAATTTCTATattg ctaATCTGGCGACCACTGATATCATTTTCCTGGTGTGCTGTGTACCGTTTACTGCCATGCTGTACCCGCTGCCCAGCTGGGTTTTCGGGGAATTTATGTGCAAGTTCGTCATTTATATACAACAG GTGTCTGCGCAGGCAACCTGTGTGACGCTGACGGCGTTGAGTGTGGACCGCTTGTACGTCACTGTCTGCCCCCTACGTTCTTTGAGCTGTCGCACCCCACAAGTTGCGACTGTGGTCAGTGTGGGAATCTGGATAG GATCTTTCCTAGTATCTGTTCCTGTACCCATATATAGCACGACCATGGTGGGGGACTGGTATGGTCCTCAGGTCTACTGCACAGAGAGCTTCCCCTCTGTGTTCCACAAGAAGGCTTTCATTCTGTACAACTTCTTGGCTGTCTACATGCTCCCACTTGTCACCATTTCTGTGTGCTACGTGATTATGTTGTATCAGATGGGCCACACTGCTGTGGAGCCAATTGAAAACAACCACCAG ATACAGCTCATGGCGGAGCGCTCAGCTGCCACGAGGACCAAAGTGTCACACATGGTGGTAGTGATAGTACTGCTGTTCACCTTGTGCTGGGGCCCCATCCAGTTCTACATCCTCGTGCAGGCCTTCAGTCCGTACTTCCGTCACAACTATTGCACCTACAAGCTGAAGATCTGGGCCCACTGTATGTCCTACACAAACTCGTGTGTCAACCCCATTGTCTACGCTTTCATGGGTGCCAACTTCCGCAAGGCCTTCAAAAGGGCTTTCCCCTGCATCTTCAAGCAGCGTGTGGGTGTGGCAGTCCCTCAGCCACCGCATGGCACTGCCAACACTGAGATGCATTTTGTCTCGTAG
- the r3hdm4 gene encoding R3H domain-containing protein 4, with the protein MVVLTNSNNNNNEEQAYICLPSLTEEHRTSLPGSPGKRVSPAKRKQFFINQAIRNSDLTPKAKGRKSLRRQENTRYLANLLERDECSKDEGEICGDPASPSIFTEACTNGSYVQSWNDFMNRSGEEQEKLLALLEEEAQRSRTTKLSKDQREVDPAYNVQDYFQRIDRRLRTTLKRKQIPLGTLEVLEEDLLRFFAAQPHSVYITRLGSSYERLLLHAVCQYMDLVSASSDCNGARQTEVVNKQEEFLPPRPLLSAYLEQLS; encoded by the exons ATGGTTGTGTTgaccaacagcaacaacaacaacaacgaagAACAAGCTTATAT atgtcTCCCCAGCCTGACAGAAGAGCACCGCACCTCTTTGCCGGGCTCCCCAGGCAAACGTGTGTCTCCTGCCAAGAGGAAACAGTTCTTTATCAACCAGGCCATACGCAACTCTGACCTCACCCCGAAAGCTAAAGGCCGGAAGAGTCTGAGACGACAGGAGAACA ctcGCTACCTGGCCAACCTCTTAGAGAGAGATGAGTGCTCCAAAGATGAAGGGGAAATATGTGGAGACCCTGCCTCACCCTCTATCTTCACAGAAGCCTGTACCAATGGCAGCTATGTCCAG TCCTGGAATGACTTCATGAATCGCTCCGGTGAAGAGCAGGAAAAGCTACTGGCTCTTCTGGAGGAGGAGGCACAGAGAAGCCGCACTACGAAGCTCTCTAAGGaccagagagagg TGGATCCAGCTTACAACGTTCAGGACTACTTCCAGAGGATTGACCGAAGGCTGAGAACTACACTGAAGCGCAAACAGATTCCCCTT GGGACGTTGGAAGTACTGGAGGAGGATCTGTTGCGTTTTTTCGCTGCTCAGCCCCATTCTGTTTACATCACTAGACTTGGCAGCAG TTATGAGAGACTGCTGCTTCATGCTGTCTGCCAGTACATGGACCTCGTTTCAGCAA GTTCTGACTGCAATGGTGCTCGCCAGACGGAGGTGGTGAATAAACAAGAGGAGTTCCTGCCCCCAAGGCCTCTGCTGTCTGCCTACCTGGAACAGCTGAGCTGA
- the zgc:172302 gene encoding phospholipid-transporting ATPase ABCA1, translated as MGIRTQLLLLLWKNITYRRRSKIQLVIELLWPLFLFVILISVRHSHPPYKQSQCHFPNKALPSAGALPWIQGIICNVNNPCFHQPTPGENPGQVDNFDNSILSRLFVDARTVLSYSSNQTIYSGFQDLLTAARNFGERPNVWPNMPVGEYLRANETFSSFLLVNGRLPPSALDQLMRARLNFQVVSLAGAGLRLKEIVCNATMLGQYLTVDSEDSLPELQGHLCAIPADTLQAAEQLFLSQLDYSKIFTRQRLLSNAAELRVLSKAASSVSQEVALLMDELSSLSSFSELNTQLQLLSPENRTALPRESFRAFSRIVCGHPEGGGERIPSLNWYEDNDIKSFLGKNGTEETNMERDNTTTPYCKSLIQSLESNPLSRIVWRGIKPLFVGKLLYTPDTPVTRSIMREVNRTFHDLNILQDLQGAWEEVGPQIKSFMESSIEIRLLQDLLRRPEVAVLVNLRLENTSWTASRIANFLSTPSPDAPRKDGAPYTWQDVYREVNNTINTLSQVTQCFSLNKLEGAASEGELVERALELLEDRQFWAGIVFLLPDPSSAKLPPHVSYKIRMDIDDVTRTNKIKDRFWDPGPAADPFNDMRYVWGGFVYVQDLVEHALSRVLTGKEQHIGTYLQQMPYPCYVDDVFLRVLNRSLPLFMTLAWIYSVAMIIKGVVYEKEARLKETMRIMGLGTGMLWVSWFISSFVPFLISAGLLIALLKWGDILPYSDPSVVFFFLAAFATATIMQCFLISTFFSRANLAAACGGLIYFSLYLPYVLCVAWRDHLTFGLRIFASLLSPVAFGFGCEYFSLYEEQGVGIQWFNLVSSPMEGDSYNFRTSIILLYVDALIYGVATWYIEAVFPGEFGIPRPWYFIFQLNYWGGVPLEVGLPIPPAPAEDSEVCVEEEPSHLPLGVAIRSLVKIYKQGAKLAVNHLSLKFFEGQITSFLGHNGAGKTTTMSILTGLFPPTSGTIYVKGMDIRTDMDDIRRSLGVCPQHNVLFDILTVEEHVWFYGRLKGLSNSEVKEEMDQLLEDVGLLHKRHEQTRNLSGGMQRKLSVAIAFVGGSKVVVLDEPTAGVDPYSRRGIWDLLLKYRKDRTIILSTHYMDEADLLGDRIAIISQGKLCCCGSPLFLKARLGTGYYLTAVKRDAEGGPSHSASAGKVSLPANTKDSDSSKSDDTGLGSECSGSDVAALLALARRHISEARLVEDVGREAVINFPHSAAEDGSLACFLAELDKRLGELGITSYGLSDTTLEEIFLKVAEETGVDADPDEAQNKSSGPPGQQGDPAEEPETEPQETDLLSGDGRGGVPLTGWGLPLQQLRALFIKRWLYARRSRRGFFAQIVLPAVFVLIALLFSLIVPPFGKYPALELQPWMYGEQYTFFSNDAPENAAMKNLLDALLEPPGFGTKCMETSEKPPCVQEEEAVFQRPHVSFTTWQLLSKGNWSTEQPSPECQCSSEDVRRMLPDCPEGAGGIPPPQIKRLTGDILQNLTGRNLSDYLVKTYPQIVRKSLRTKKWVNEFRYGGFSVGGSSSQPVPEIHRLEETVLSIRTRYRVQQNSSLDSLLHRLPGFLGGLNRQNNVKVWFNNKGWHAVTSFINVMNNGLLRASLPPGPERRKHGITAYNHPLNLTKEQLSEMAMMTTSVDVLVSICVIFAMSFVPASFVLFLIEERVSKAKHLQFVSGVKPLLYWLANFTWDMLNYTVPATMVVFIFIGFQQQAYVSETNLPALVLLLMLYGWSITPLMYPASFLFSVPSTAYVVLTSVNLFIGINGSIATFVLELFTDQHLNDVNKILKKVFLIFPHFCLGRGLIDMAKNQAMADAFQRLGTKQTLDPLSWDFVGKNLFAMAVEGVVFFLFTLLLQYNFFISLRSWSEPVLPPLGPEDQDVSKERDRVNSGRAHGDILTVKELSKVYKAGRKPAVDRLCLGIPRGECFGLLGVNGAGKTSTFRMLTGDTSITYGEAFLGGHSVLTEMERVHQLMGYCPQFDAISDLLTGREHLEFYARLRGVQEEAVAKVAQWGVKKLGLTQYAEREAGGYSGGNKRKLSTAISLIGAPPVIFLDEPTTGMDPKAKRFLWNCILSVIKEGRAVILTSHSMEECEALCTRMAIMVNGRFQCLGSVQHLKNRFGDGYTIILRLSEPSEEPCPVDSYIKTSFPGIELKERHHNVLQYQLPSHTCSLARVFDILCNSSEELGIADYSVSQTTLDQVFVNFAKDQSDDDQLREVSVNGAMESAQPSRPPEVRPKEGEPNWMMQGCIGMSKQQHQKLRKSVASGVQCTGETSGSKDPLTLFLVDNSTQESKV; from the exons ATGGGCATCAGGACGCAGCTGTTGCTTCTGCTCTGGAAGAACATCACATATCGCAGGAGGAGTAAG ATCCAACTGGTTATCGAGCTGCTCTGGCCTCTGTTCCTGTTCGTCATTCTCATCTCTGTACGCCACTCCCACCCTCCATACAAGCAGAGTCAAT GTCACTTCCCCAACAAGGCCCTTCCCTCAGCAGGAGCCCTGCCCTGGATTCAGGGGATCATATGCAATGTCAACAACCCCTGCTTTCACCAGCCCACCCCGGGGGAGAACCCAGGGCAGGTGGACAACTTTGACAACTCCAT CCTCTCTCGACTCTTTGTAGACGCCAGGACCGTCCTCTCGTACAGCAGCAACCAGACAATTTATTCAGGATTTCAAGACCTCCTCACGGCTGCGCGGAACTTTGGAGAGAGGCCAAATGTCTGGCCAA ATATGCCAGTTGGAGAGTATCTTCGAGCCAATGAGACCTTCTCCAGCTTCCTCCTGGTCAATGGCAGATTGCCTCCCTCTGCTCTGGATCAGCTGATGAGGGCTAGACTCAACTTCCAGGTG gtgtcTTTGGCTGGGGCTGGGCTGCGTCTGAAGGAGATTGTATGCAATGCCACCATGTTGGGTCAGTACCTGACAGTGGACAGTGAGGACTCGCTGCCGGAGCTGCAGGGTCATTTGTGTGCCATCCCTGCAGACACACTACAGGCAGCGGagcagctgttcctctcacAGTTGGACTACAGCAAGATCTTCACA AGGCAGAGACTGCTGTCCAATGCCGCTGAGCTGCGAGTCCTCAGCAAGGCAGCCAGCTCCGTTTCACAGGAAGTGGCCCTACTCATGGATGAG CTGTCCTCGCTGTCCAGCTTCTCCGAGTtgaacacacagctgcagctgctctccccagaaaacagaacagcccTGCCTCGCGAAAGCTTCAGAGCCTTCTCCCGAATCGTGTGTGGACACCCAGAGGGTGGTGGCGAGCGGATCCCCTCTCTCAACTGGTATGAGGACAATGACATTAAGTCTTTCCTTGGCAAGAACGGCACAGAGGAAACGAACATGGAGCGTGATAACACCACAA cTCCATACTGCAAAAGCCTCATTCAGAGCCTGGAGTCTAATCCACTGTCTCGTATTGTATGGCGTGGGATCAAACCGCTGTTTGTTGGGAAACTGCTGTATACACCAGACACTCCAGTGACACGCAGCATCATGAGAGAG GTGAACAGGACATTCCATGACTTGAATATACTACAAGACCTTCAAGGGGCATGGGAGGAAGTAGGACCCCAAATCAAGTCATTCATGGAGAGCAGCATTGAAATTCGACTGCTGCAG GATCTACTGAGGCGGCCTGAAGTGGCCGTGCTTGTAAACCTCCGTTTGGAAAACACATCCTGGACAGCCTCCCGGATCGCCAACTTCCTGTCCACTCCCTCGCCAGACGCTCCCCGTAAAGATGGGGCACCGTACACGTGGCAGGACGTGTACCGGGAAGTGAACAACACCATAAACACCCTCTCTCAAGTCACCCAG TGCTTCTCTCTGAACAAGCTGGAGGGGGCTGCCTCTGAGGGAGAGCTGGTTGAAAGGgcgctggagctgctggaggatCGTCAGTTCTGGGCTGGTATAGTGTTCCTCCTACCAGATCCCTCTTCAGCCAAACTGCCCCCTCACGTCTCTTACAAGATCCGCATGGACATCGACGACGTCACCCGCACCAATAAGATCAAGGACAG ATTCTGGGATCCAGGTCCAGCAGCAGACCCCTTCAACGACATGCGCTATGTGTGGGGAGGTTTTGTGTACGTGCAGGACCTGGTGGAGCATGCCCTCTCCCGCGTGCTCACCGGCAAGGAGCAGCACATCGGGACCTACCTGCAGCAGATGCCTTACCCCTGCTACGTGGatgatgt CTTCCTGCGCGTGCTGAACCGCTCACTGCCCCTCTTCATGACGCTGGCCTGGATCTACTCCGTGGCCATGATCATTAAGGGCGTGGTCTACGAGAAGGAGGCGCGGCTGAAGGAGACCATGCGCATCATGGGGCTGGGCACCGGCATGCTGTGGGTCAGCTGGTTCATCAGCAGCTTTGTCCCCTTCCTGATCAGCGCCGGCCTCCTCATCGCCTTACTCAAG TGGGGAGACATCCTTCCCTACAGCGATCCTTCTGTGGTCTTCTTCTTCCTGGCTGCCTTCGCCACGGCCACCATCATGCAGTGCTTCCTCATCAGCACCTTCTTTTCACGCGCCAACCTGGCAGCAGCCTGCGGAGGCCTCATCTACTTCTCCCTCTACCTGCCCTATGTGCTCTGTGTGGCCTGGAGGGATCACCTCACTTTCGGCCTGCGGATCTTTGCA AGCCTGCTATCTCCAGTGGCTTTTGGTTTCGGTTGCGAATATTTCTCCCTGTACGAGGAGCAAGGGGTGGGCATCCAGTGGTTTAACCTGGTTTCCAGCCCTATGGAGGGAGACTCCTACAATTTCAGGACCTCTATCATCCTCTTGTATGTGGATGCTCTGATCTACGGAGTGGCCACATGGTACATAGAGGCGGTTTTCCCAG gaGAGTTTGGGATTCCCAGACCCTGGTATTTCATCTTCCAGTTGAATTACTGGGGTGGGGTTCCACTAGAGGTGGGCTTACCAATCCCTCCGGCTCCTGCCGAGGACTCAGAGG tgtgtgttgAGGAGGAGCCCTCTCACCTTCCCCTGGGGGTAGCCATCCGGAGCCTGGTCAAAATTTACAAGCAAGGTGCCAAGCTGGCTGTTAATCACCTCAGCCTCAAGTTCTTTGAAGGCCAAATAACCTCCTTCCTGGGGCACAACGGTGCTGGCAAGACTACCACAAT GTCGATACTGACAGGTCTGTTTCCCCCCACTTCTGGTACAATATACGTCAAGGGTATGGACATCCGCACTGACATGGACGACATACGCAGGAGCCTGGGTGTATGTCCACAGCATAATGTGCTCTTTGACAT ACTCACAGTGGAGGAGCATGTGTGGTTCTATGGCCGTCTGAAAGGCCTGTCCAACTCTGaggtgaaggaggagatggaCCAGCTGCTGGAAGATGTGGGGCTGCTACACAAACGCCACGAGCAGACCAGGAACCTCTCTG ggGGGATGCAAAGGAAGCTGTCTGTGGCGATTGCCTTTGTGGGCGGGTCCAAGGTGGTGGTTCTGGACGAGCCCACAGCTGGAGTGGACCCGTACTCCCGCCGTGGCATCTGGGACCTGCTGCTCAAATACCGCAAAG ATCGTACCATCATCCTGTCTACCCACTATATGGATGAGGCGGATCTCCTAGGTGATCGGATCGCCATCATCTCCCAGGGAAagctgtgttgctgtggctCTCCGCTGTTCCTGAAGGCCCGTTTGGGAACTGGTTACTACCTCACCGCAGTGAAGAGGGATGCAGAGGGTGGACCCTCCCACAGTGCCAGCGCTGGCAAGGTTTCCCTCCCTGCCAACACAAAG GATAGCGACTCCTCCAAGAGTGACGACACGGGGCTGGGCAGTGAGTGCAGTGGTTCGG ACGTGGCTGCTCTGCTAGCGTTGGCGCGGCGCCACATATCAGAGGCGCGGCTGGTGGAGGATGTGGGCAGGGAGGCAGTGATCAACTTCCCGCACTCTGCTGCCGAGGACGGCAGTCTGGCCTGCTTCCTGGCTGAGCTGGACAAGAGGCTGGGTGAGCTGGGCATCACCAGCTATGGCCTCTCTGACACCAcgctggaggag ATCTTTCTGAAAGTGGCTGAGGAGACAGGAGTGGATGCTGACCCTGATGAGGCACAGAATAAATCCTCTGGGCCACCTGGTCAGCAGGGAGACCCAGCTGAGGAGCCAGAGACAG AGCCCCAGGAGACGGATCTTCTGAGTGGGGACGGGAGAGGTGGTGTGCCCCTTACTGGGTGGGGCCTtcccctgcagcagctgcgGGCCCTCTTCATTAAGCGGTGGTTATATGCACGCCGCAGTCGAAGGGGCTTCTTTGCTCAG ATCGTCCTGCcggctgtttttgttttgatcgCCCTCCTCTTCAGTTTGATTGTGCCTCCCTTTGGGAAGTATCCTGCTCTTGAGCTTCAGCCTTGGATGTATGGAGAGCAGTACACGTTTTTCAG CAATGACGCCCCTGAGAACGCAGCAATGAAAAATTTACTGGATGCTCTGTTGGAACCACCTGGTTTTGGGACCAAGTGCATGGAAACTAGCGA GAAGCCGCCATgcgtgcaggaggaggaggctgtgtTCCAGAGGCCTCATGTGTCTTTCACCACATGGCAGCTCCTTAGCAAAGGCAACTGGAGTACAGAGCAGCCCTCACCCGAGTGCCAGTGCAGCTCCGAGGATGTCCGCAGAATGCTACCCGACTGCCCAGAGGGAGCAGGGGGCATTCCCCCTCCTCAG ATCAAGAGGCTGACTGGAGACATTCTACAAAACTTGACTGGTCGCAATCTCTCAGACTACCTGGTCAAGACATACCCCCAGATTGTGCGCAAGAG CCTGCGGACCAAGAAGTGGGTTAATGAGTTCCG ATACGGTGGCTTCTCTGTAGGTGGCAGCAGCTCTCAGCCTGTACCTGAAATCCATCGCCTGGAGGAAACTGTCCTGTCAATAAGGACCAGATACAGAGTGCAACAG aacAGCTCACTGGACTCGCTTCTGCATAGGTTACCTGGGTTTCTTGGTGGACTGAACAGGCAAAACAATGTTAAG GTTTGGTTCAACAACAAGGGCTGGCATGCTGTGACATCATTCATCAATGTCATGAACAATGGGCTCCTCCGTGCTAGCCTACCTCCAGGACCAGAGCGAAGGAAACATGGCATAACTGCCTACAACCACCCACTCAACCTCACAAAGGAGCAGCTTAGTGAGATGGCAAT GATGACTACCTCTGTGGATGTTTTGGTGTCTATCTGTGTGATATTCGCCATGTCCTTCGTCCCAGCCAGCTTTGTTCTCTTCCTCATTGAGGAGAGGGTCAGCAAGGCCAAGCACCTGCAGTTTGTGAGTGGCGTCAAGCCGCTCCTCTATTGGCTGGCTAACTTCACTTGGGACATG CTGAACTACACAGTGCCCGCTACCATGGTGGTCTTCATCTTCATTGGCTTCCAGCAGCAGGCATATGTGTCTGAAACTAACTTGCCTGCTCTGGTTCTTTTGCTGATGCTTTATGG CTGGTCCATCACGCCGCTCATGTACCCAGCCTCCTTCCTGTTCAGTGTCCCCAGCACTGCGTATGTAGTCCTCACATCTGTGAATCTCTTCATCGGTATCAATGGCAGCATAGCCACTTTCGTCCTGGAGCTCTTCACAGATCAG CACCTGAATGATGTCAATAAAATCCTGAAGAAAGTCTTTTTGATCTTTCCACATTTCTGTCTGGGTCGTGGGCTCATTGATATGGCTAAGAATCAGGCCATGGCAGATGCTTTCCAGCGCCTGG GCACCAAGCAGACCTTGGACCCACTCTCCTGGGATTTTGTAGGGAAGAACCTGTTTGCCATGGCTGTGGAGGGCGtggtcttcttcctcttcacctTGCTGCTGCAGTATAACTTTTTCATTAGTTTAAG GTCGTGGTCTGAGCCTGTACTGCCCCCATTGGGCCCAGAGGACCAGGATGTATCAAAGGAAAGAGACAGGGTGAATAGTGGCAGAGCACATGGTGATATACTGACAGTGAAGGAATTGAGTAAG GTGTACAAGGCAGGCAGGAAACCTGCAGTGGACCGTCTCTGCCTGGGAATTCCTCGTGGGGAG TGTTTTGGGCTGCTTGGGGTCAATGGTGCTGGAAAGACCTCCACTTTCCGCATGCTCACAGGAGACACCTCCATCACCTATGGAGAGGCTTTCCTCGGTGGCCACAG TGTGTTGACTGAAATGGAGAGAGTCCACCAGCTCATGGGCTACTGCCCGCAGTTCGATGCCATCAGTGATCTCCTGACAGGCAGGGAGCACTTGGAGTTCTACGCCCGATTGAGAGGGGTCCAGGAGGAGGCCGTGGCAAAG GTAGCACAGTGGGGAGTGAAAAAGCTTGGGCTGACCCAATACGCTGAGCGTGAAGCCGGTGGTTACAGCGGTGGCAACAAGCGCAAACTTTCTACTGCCATTTCTCTCATCGGGGCCCCACCTGTCATATTCCTG GATGAGCCCACCACAGGGATGGACCCCAAAGCCAAACGTTTCCTTTGGAATTGTATCCTCAGTGTCATCAAGGAAGGACGAGCTGTTATTCTTACATCTCACAG CATGGAAGAATGTGAAGCTCTGTGTACCCGAATGGCCATCATGGTGAATGGGAGGTTCCAATGCTTGGGTTCTGTGCAGCACCTTAAGAACAG ATTTGGAGATGGCTACACTATCATCTTGCGACTGTCAGAACCATCTGAGGAGCCCTGCCCTGTGGACTCCTATATCAAGACCTCCTTCCCCGGCATTGAGCTGAAGGAGCGCCACCACAATGTGCTGCAGTACCAGCTCCCATCCCACACCTGCTCTCTGGCCCGTGTCTTTGACATCctgtgcaacagcagtgaagAGTTAGGCATCGCAGACTACTCCGTATCACAGACCACACTGGATCAG GTGTTTGTAAACTTTGCCAAGGACCAGAGTGATGACGATCAGCTCAGGGAGGTGAGTGTAAATGGAGCAATGGAGTCAGCTCAACCGAGTAGACCGCCTGAGGTCAGACCCAAAGAAGGTGAACCAAACTGGATGATGCAGGGCTGCATTGGTATGTCAAAGCAGCAGCATCAGAAGCTCAGAAAGTCTGTTGCCAGTGGAGTGCAGTGCACGGGAGAGACCTCTGGAAGCAAAGATCCTCTGACCTTGTTCTTAGTGgacaacagcacacaggagaGCAAGGTGTGA